One segment of Thermoanaerobacter kivui DNA contains the following:
- a CDS encoding SurA N-terminal domain-containing protein, with translation MKKGKTLILISLSIFLIFILAIVAFSFSAANPQEKANELQFNNVVKKVSAFFKSNKDKLQGDIIAEVNGIPIYKNEFELRKELTLASGVQTDNIDDYILQKLIKEKVQEYLANKYNVKVSQNEINAYIEKEKKEFNEYPEAKKKLNELIAASGMTEDEYWNTYENYNVRRMLLFGKLYNSIIEEGINSGKLKKTEEMTSEMQNEYRKYVDSIINEYVKDAKISINDKYKDMFKGF, from the coding sequence GTGAAAAAAGGAAAAACTTTAATTTTAATTAGTTTGAGTATTTTTCTGATATTTATTTTAGCTATTGTTGCTTTTTCATTTTCAGCAGCAAATCCGCAAGAAAAAGCAAATGAATTACAATTTAATAATGTTGTGAAAAAAGTATCTGCCTTTTTTAAAAGCAACAAGGATAAATTACAGGGTGACATAATTGCAGAAGTTAATGGTATACCGATATACAAAAATGAATTTGAATTACGGAAGGAGTTAACATTAGCATCAGGGGTACAAACAGATAATATAGATGATTATATATTGCAAAAATTAATCAAGGAAAAAGTACAAGAATATCTGGCAAATAAATACAATGTAAAAGTTTCGCAAAATGAGATAAATGCATATATAGAAAAAGAAAAGAAGGAATTTAACGAGTATCCCGAAGCAAAGAAAAAATTAAACGAATTGATTGCTGCCAGCGGTATGACAGAAGATGAATATTGGAATACCTATGAAAACTACAATGTAAGAAGAATGCTGTTATTTGGCAAATTATACAATTCTATTATAGAAGAAGGAATAAACAGTGGAAAATTGAAAAAAACCGAAGAGATGACAAGCGAGATGCAAAATGAATACAGAAAATATGTTGACAGTATAATAAATGAATATGTAAAAGATGCTAAAATATCAATTAACGATAAGTATAAAGATATGTTTAAAGGCTTTTGA
- a CDS encoding transcriptional regulator yields MSDFHFRQKEPSPTFVNGKIEILYDSKVIAVHDKHYRLRSISQATFFPVMMKIQKSFVNELKNIRKSLGLTQKDASVQALISMEALRKIEWF; encoded by the coding sequence TTGTCTGATTTTCATTTCAGACAAAAGGAACCGTCCCCGACGTTTGTAAATGGCAAAATTGAAATTCTCTATGATAGCAAGGTAATAGCAGTACATGACAAACATTATCGTTTAAGAAGTATATCCCAGGCCACTTTCTTTCCAGTTATGATGAAAATCCAAAAAAGTTTTGTCAATGAATTGAAAAATATACGCAAATCTTTAGGACTTACTCAAAAAGATGCATCAGTGCAGGCTCTTATTAGCATGGAGGCTTTAAGAAAAATTGAGTGGTTTTAA